A region from the Acyrthosiphon pisum isolate AL4f chromosome A1, pea_aphid_22Mar2018_4r6ur, whole genome shotgun sequence genome encodes:
- the Shmt1 gene encoding serine hydroxymethyltransferase 1 (soluble) isoform a (isoform a is encoded by transcript variant 2) translates to MYLRPIIRTLVNAQRLHFNNKFVTMSAMEAKYSTKISDPTLSLPLETADPELYALVSQESQRQKKGLELIASENFTSVSVLQCLGSCLTNKYSEGLPGARYYGGNQVIDQIEVLCQKRCLEAFSLDPNLWGVNVQPYSGSPANVEAYTALIGGGKGRIMGLDLPDGGHISHGLMAQKKRLSAASIFFETLPYHVNMETGLIDYDELEKSAKNFKPDIIIAGVTSYPRTLDYKRFRTIAQASDSYLMADMSHISGLVAAGVIPSPFEYCDVVTSTTHKTLRGPRAGVIFYRKGVKSVSKTGENVMYDLEDRVNAAVFPGFQGGPHNNAIGGIAAAMRLATTQEFKDYQKRVLSNCKQLAESLKQLGYKISTDGTDVHMLLVDLRPINLTGSKAEFTLQTVEIVCNKNTVPGDKSAMNPYGIRLGTPALTTRGMVENDIIKVAELIHKGLTLALDAQKVSGPKLVNFKSTLTSDPVFVNRVKEITKEVEDFAVNFYIPEQ, encoded by the exons atgtacttacGTCCAATAATACGTACCTTGGTTAATGCTCAACGGCTTCATTTCAACAACAA atttgtAACCATGTCAGCAATGGAAGCAAAATATAGCACTAAAATATCGGATCCAACATTAAGTCTCCCATTGGAGACAGCTGATCCTGAGTTGTATGCTTTAGTTAGTCAAGAGTCTCAACGACAGAAGAAAGGACTTGAACTTATAGCATCAGAAAATTTTACCTCAGTTTCTGTTTTACAATGTTTAGGATCTTGTTTAACTAACAAATATTCTGAAGGTCTACCGGGTGCAAG atACTATGGCGGTAATCAAGTAATTGATCAGATAGAAGTTTTATGCCAAAAAAGGTGTCTTGAAGCATTTTCTTTGGATCCAAATCTATGGGGTGTCAATGTCCAACCATATTCTGGTTCACCCGCGAATGTTGAAGCTTACACTGCTCTTATTGGAGGAGGCAAAGGACGAATAATGg GCTTGGATTTACCAGATGGTGGTCATATCAGTCATGGTCTGATGGctcaaaaaaaaagattgtctgcagcatcaatattttttgaaactttacCATATCACGTAAATATGGAAACTGGTTTAATTGATTATGACGAGTTAGAAAAATCTGCAAAGAATTTTAAgcctgatattattattgctg GCGTAACTTCCTACCCAAGGACATTGGACTATAAACGTTTTAGAACAATAGCTCAGGCTAGTGATTCTTACTTGATGGCTGATATGTCACATATTAGTGGTTTAGTTGCTGCTGGTGTTATTCCTTCACCTTTTGAATATTGTGATGTGGTCACTTCTACTACTCATAAAACATTAAGAGGTCCTCGAGCTGGAGTCATATTTTATCGTAAAG gaGTTAAATCAGTATCAAAAActggtgaaaatgtcatgtatgaCTTGGAAGACCGTGTAAATGCTGCTGTTTTCCCAGGATTTCAAGGAGGACCTCACAATAATGCTATTGGAGGAATAGCAGCTGCTATGCGTTTGGCAACTACCCAGGAATTCAAAGACTACCAAAAAAGAGTTTTGAGCAATTGTAAACAATTAGCTGAATCTCTAAAACAGCTTGGATACAAAATATCCACTGATGGTACAGATGTGCATATGTTGTTAGTTGATCTTCGGCCAATTAATTTGACAGGTTCTAAAGCAGAGTTTACATTACAAACTGTAGAAATTGTGTGTAATAAAAACACCG TTCCTGGTGACAAAAGTGCAATGAATCCTTATGGTATTCGTTTGGGTACACCAGCTCTTACTACACGAGGAATGGTGGAAAATGATATCATTAAAGTTGCTGAATTAATTCACAAAG GTTTGACCTTGGCGTTGGATGCTCAAAAAGTATCTGGTCCAAAATTAGTGAACTTCAAATCCACTCTTACTTCAGATCCAGTGTTTGTTAATCGTGTAAAAGAAATTACGAAAGAAGTAGAAGATTTCGCAGTAAACTTTTATATTCctgaacaataa
- the Shmt1 gene encoding serine hydroxymethyltransferase 1 (soluble) isoform b (isoform b is encoded by transcript variant 3) codes for MSAMEAKYSTKISDPTLSLPLETADPELYALVSQESQRQKKGLELIASENFTSVSVLQCLGSCLTNKYSEGLPGARYYGGNQVIDQIEVLCQKRCLEAFSLDPNLWGVNVQPYSGSPANVEAYTALIGGGKGRIMGLDLPDGGHISHGLMAQKKRLSAASIFFETLPYHVNMETGLIDYDELEKSAKNFKPDIIIAGVTSYPRTLDYKRFRTIAQASDSYLMADMSHISGLVAAGVIPSPFEYCDVVTSTTHKTLRGPRAGVIFYRKGVKSVSKTGENVMYDLEDRVNAAVFPGFQGGPHNNAIGGIAAAMRLATTQEFKDYQKRVLSNCKQLAESLKQLGYKISTDGTDVHMLLVDLRPINLTGSKAEFTLQTVEIVCNKNTVPGDKSAMNPYGIRLGTPALTTRGMVENDIIKVAELIHKGLTLALDAQKVSGPKLVNFKSTLTSDPVFVNRVKEITKEVEDFAVNFYIPEQ; via the exons ATGTCAGCAATGGAAGCAAAATATAGCACTAAAATATCGGATCCAACATTAAGTCTCCCATTGGAGACAGCTGATCCTGAGTTGTATGCTTTAGTTAGTCAAGAGTCTCAACGACAGAAGAAAGGACTTGAACTTATAGCATCAGAAAATTTTACCTCAGTTTCTGTTTTACAATGTTTAGGATCTTGTTTAACTAACAAATATTCTGAAGGTCTACCGGGTGCAAG atACTATGGCGGTAATCAAGTAATTGATCAGATAGAAGTTTTATGCCAAAAAAGGTGTCTTGAAGCATTTTCTTTGGATCCAAATCTATGGGGTGTCAATGTCCAACCATATTCTGGTTCACCCGCGAATGTTGAAGCTTACACTGCTCTTATTGGAGGAGGCAAAGGACGAATAATGg GCTTGGATTTACCAGATGGTGGTCATATCAGTCATGGTCTGATGGctcaaaaaaaaagattgtctgcagcatcaatattttttgaaactttacCATATCACGTAAATATGGAAACTGGTTTAATTGATTATGACGAGTTAGAAAAATCTGCAAAGAATTTTAAgcctgatattattattgctg GCGTAACTTCCTACCCAAGGACATTGGACTATAAACGTTTTAGAACAATAGCTCAGGCTAGTGATTCTTACTTGATGGCTGATATGTCACATATTAGTGGTTTAGTTGCTGCTGGTGTTATTCCTTCACCTTTTGAATATTGTGATGTGGTCACTTCTACTACTCATAAAACATTAAGAGGTCCTCGAGCTGGAGTCATATTTTATCGTAAAG gaGTTAAATCAGTATCAAAAActggtgaaaatgtcatgtatgaCTTGGAAGACCGTGTAAATGCTGCTGTTTTCCCAGGATTTCAAGGAGGACCTCACAATAATGCTATTGGAGGAATAGCAGCTGCTATGCGTTTGGCAACTACCCAGGAATTCAAAGACTACCAAAAAAGAGTTTTGAGCAATTGTAAACAATTAGCTGAATCTCTAAAACAGCTTGGATACAAAATATCCACTGATGGTACAGATGTGCATATGTTGTTAGTTGATCTTCGGCCAATTAATTTGACAGGTTCTAAAGCAGAGTTTACATTACAAACTGTAGAAATTGTGTGTAATAAAAACACCG TTCCTGGTGACAAAAGTGCAATGAATCCTTATGGTATTCGTTTGGGTACACCAGCTCTTACTACACGAGGAATGGTGGAAAATGATATCATTAAAGTTGCTGAATTAATTCACAAAG GTTTGACCTTGGCGTTGGATGCTCAAAAAGTATCTGGTCCAAAATTAGTGAACTTCAAATCCACTCTTACTTCAGATCCAGTGTTTGTTAATCGTGTAAAAGAAATTACGAAAGAAGTAGAAGATTTCGCAGTAAACTTTTATATTCctgaacaataa